The genomic interval tctttttgggTCTCAACTTTTTACATGTTCTTCAGGCAAGCAAACTGCAATAGGACACAGTTGAGTTCTTTTAAGAAAGTAGTAACATGCAAACAATGCAAACCTTGGGCCAATTACAAGACTGTATATTGATGAGATGCTAAAGATTTGTCATGAAAGAACCTGAGAATGAAAGCAGAGACAAACCAATGTACTATAGTAACTCTTTTGTTAGACTTGTGACACCCAAAGTTCCTACCAATTTAACCATATATTCTTTAAATCTCAGCATTTTATTTGTGGTTGTCATTCTTCCTATCAATATGTTCCTTACACCTTCACTTTTAACTAATTAACCTCTAAATGTAAACACTTCcacttattttcatttttacttcTATGGGCGTGTGTCAAGGGTGTTAGTTAGTTATAACTACATTCGTGGTTATATTAAGTTTCAGATGAAGTAATCACTACATTCATGGTCTTGGTTGCTATAATTTATAGATGGATGCACTGtttaattttagagaaaataatGAATGAGAGAATTCCTTCTCAGAAGAGAGATCCAATCAAAAgattaaatcaaatcatacaacaaatcaaatcaaaagattGAGCTCGCAAGAAATCCCGAACTCTTTGAATGCTATCTTCACAATGGGCCATGCTTGTTGCAAATACTTCTCTGCAAGAGAACAAATCatcaaaccctaatttcaaAATGGAAGAGCAAGTTCAGCATAGAAAACCATTAAACGAGCTTGAAGGAGAAGCCCATGCCTTGGTACTAGGAAAATAGGGTGGAGAAGGAGCTAACTTCAAGCATCCCTCCATTGTTCCACGAGGGATCGAACTTCTCCACCTTCCAATGATTGATGTTGGGGTCATCATCCCAGGGCTTGGGCTTGTCATGCTTCCCCTTGTGCTTCTTTGCCTTCTTCTCCACTTCTCCGATGTCGGCATCCTTGGATGCTCAAGGGTTAGGGCTCCGGCGTGGTATTTGGCGGCGGGGTTCAATGGTCGGAGAGCCTCCGAAAGGTGTCGGTGATAAGGCGGCGGAGGCGATTTCAGAGCATGGTGGAGGAGCCGCCGATCTAATGTATAGAAGAACCGCCCCATACAagagagaaaggagagaaaaaagaaaatagagaggAGAGGAAGAGGCTAGGGATTTTAgggttttctgtttttttattattattatttttaatccttataaatatttatttttatataatattgtgtttatttatataacattGAAGAcccaaatattaataaatatagatgGTTTCAAATACTATATATTACTATTATgttcattttgatatatatatatatatatatttatttatttatttattctattataattaaaatgattatatatatacatttcttttattataagtTCATTCGTATTATTAAAATGTAaggctaataaaaaaaattatttgtgtaGATAGTTAGTTAGCCATAGGCCCATAGTCATTTAATGGGTCTAATCTTAATTAGTTTTAGCTTTTATacttaatgaaataaaagaaacaagacaatgaaattaaaataataataataatgataataaaattattgagcAAGATGAAATTCGTAAGTAAACTATTAatcatatgaattataattaaatttacattattattaggtttatataataattatatatatatatatattatgattaaaataattatttttttacaattatgttttaaatattttataaatactcacactaaaataaaaattataatcatttaTATGAAGTTTTATCTCTGAAGTTTTACTAACAAAATAGCGACCGAACCATTCCGTTGCTACATTTTCATTGCTATTCAACTATGTTCCGTTGCCATTCTTTAGAATTCTGTCTCCAATGtctaataataacaacaaaatatttcCGTAGCAATTTAGTTGTAACGAAAATTCCTTGCAAATTTAGGACGTGTAAGTTTTACCAACTGAATAGTAATGGAACCATTTTGTTCATACATTTTCCTTACTATTCAATTATATTATGTTGCCATTCTTTATAATTCTGtcagtaatttaaa from Dioscorea cayenensis subsp. rotundata cultivar TDr96_F1 chromosome 7, TDr96_F1_v2_PseudoChromosome.rev07_lg8_w22 25.fasta, whole genome shotgun sequence carries:
- the LOC120265782 gene encoding uncharacterized protein LOC120265782 isoform X1, which gives rise to MGRFFYTLDRRLLHHALKSPPPPYHRHLSEALRPLNPAAKYHAGALTLEHPRMPTSEKWRRRQRSTRGSMTSPSPGMMTPTSIIGRWRSSIPRGTMEGCLKLAPSPPYFPSTKAWASPSSSFNDKYSRWYSDGCNHQLSGGPLLDPEGNLIGINTTIFTRTEIDTSVFGLSQHKAL
- the LOC120265782 gene encoding uncharacterized protein LOC120265782 isoform X2, which codes for MGRFFYTLDRRLLHHALKSPPPPYHRHLSEALRPLNPAAKYHAGALTLEHPRMPTSEKWRRRQRSTRGSMTSPSPGMMTPTSIIGRWRSSIPRGTMEGCLKLAPSPPYFPSTKAWASPSSSFNDKYSRWYSDGCNHQLSGGPLLDPEGNLIGINTTIFTRTEAY